From Chelatococcus sp. YT9, a single genomic window includes:
- the odhB gene encoding 2-oxoglutarate dehydrogenase complex dihydrolipoyllysine-residue succinyltransferase yields the protein MATEIRVPTLGESVTEATIGRWFKKQGEAVKADEPLVELETDKVTLEVNAPAAGVLAEITAKEGDTVEVGALLGSVTEGGAGAAPAKAAPAKAAPADAPAAKPASAPSPAPAAAPAAAKGDNGPAVGRIAAETGLDPAKVAGTGKDGRVTKGDILGALSTGAATQPAQPVQLRAPSAPDDASREERVRMTKLRQTIARRLKEAQSAAAMLTTFNDVDMSGVMDLRNQYKDVFEKKHGVKLGFMGFFVKACVQALKDVPAVNAEIDGTDIIYKNYYHIGVAVGTDKGLVVPVVRDADQLSIAGIEKQIAEFGKRAREGKLTIEEMQGGTFTISNGGVYGSLLSTPILNAPQSAILGMHRIEQRPVVKNGQIVARPMMYLAVSYDHRLIDGKEAVTFLVRIKENLEDPTRLVLDL from the coding sequence ATGGCGACCGAAATCCGTGTGCCGACACTCGGCGAATCCGTGACGGAGGCCACCATCGGCCGGTGGTTCAAGAAACAGGGCGAGGCCGTCAAGGCCGATGAGCCGCTCGTGGAATTGGAAACCGACAAGGTTACGCTGGAAGTGAACGCTCCGGCCGCCGGCGTTCTGGCAGAGATCACGGCCAAGGAAGGCGACACTGTCGAGGTTGGCGCCCTGCTCGGCTCCGTCACCGAAGGCGGCGCAGGTGCTGCTCCCGCCAAGGCAGCCCCGGCCAAGGCAGCCCCGGCCGATGCGCCCGCAGCGAAGCCGGCTTCAGCTCCTTCTCCTGCTCCAGCAGCGGCCCCCGCCGCCGCCAAGGGAGACAACGGCCCTGCCGTCGGCCGCATCGCCGCCGAAACCGGCCTTGATCCCGCGAAGGTCGCGGGCACCGGCAAGGATGGCCGCGTGACCAAGGGCGACATTCTCGGCGCGCTCTCCACCGGCGCGGCGACCCAGCCGGCTCAGCCCGTGCAACTGCGCGCACCCTCGGCCCCAGACGATGCCTCGCGTGAAGAACGCGTCCGCATGACCAAGCTGCGCCAGACCATCGCGCGCCGCCTCAAGGAAGCCCAGTCCGCCGCCGCCATGCTGACGACGTTCAACGACGTCGACATGTCCGGCGTCATGGACCTGCGCAACCAGTACAAGGACGTGTTCGAGAAGAAGCACGGCGTGAAGCTCGGCTTCATGGGCTTCTTCGTGAAGGCCTGCGTGCAGGCGCTGAAGGACGTGCCGGCCGTGAATGCCGAGATCGACGGCACGGACATCATCTATAAGAACTACTATCACATCGGTGTGGCCGTCGGCACGGACAAGGGTCTCGTCGTCCCGGTGGTCCGCGATGCTGACCAGCTGTCGATCGCCGGCATCGAGAAGCAGATTGCCGAGTTCGGAAAGCGCGCGCGTGAGGGCAAGCTGACCATCGAGGAAATGCAGGGCGGAACCTTCACGATCTCCAACGGCGGCGTCTACGGCTCGCTCCTCTCCACGCCGATCCTCAACGCGCCGCAGTCTGCGATCCTCGGCATGCACCGCATCGAGCAGCGGCCTGTGGTGAAGAACGGCCAGATCGTCGCGCGGCCGATGATGTATCTCGCGGTGTCCTATGACCACCGTCTCATCGACGGCAAGGAAGCGGTCACGTTCCTGGTCCGCATCAAGGAAAACCTCGAGGATCCGACACGTCTCGTGCTGGACCTCTGA